In the genome of Bacillota bacterium, one region contains:
- a CDS encoding IS66 family insertion sequence element accessory protein TnpB: protein MEIQKVTAEYRLSRWMQVIQEQQCSGQSIKDFCQEKGINKQAYYYWQRKLRKAACMELSKLKEEPVNCVPKGWMQLAQSQEIKSTLDIEVGGCRITVDAGTDPELIKKVCHILRAL, encoded by the coding sequence ATGGAAATACAAAAAGTCACAGCAGAGTACCGGCTATCACGGTGGATGCAAGTGATACAGGAACAGCAATGTAGCGGACAGAGCATTAAGGATTTCTGCCAGGAGAAAGGAATAAACAAACAAGCATACTATTACTGGCAGCGGAAGTTGCGAAAGGCTGCCTGCATGGAGCTTTCAAAACTGAAAGAAGAGCCCGTGAACTGTGTTCCCAAAGGGTGGATGCAACTTGCCCAAAGTCAAGAAATAAAATCAACGCTGGATATTGAAGTCGGCGGTTGTCGCATAACCGTGGATGCTGGAACGGATCCTGAACTTATTAAAAAAGTCTGCCACATATTGAGGGCACTGTAA